The region TATGGCTTTGGTCGAGAATCACTCCTCTCAATCGGGCATTCGCTACAAGGATTTTATGGACGATGAGCTTATTGTCGTCACAGGCAAAAACAGCGTTTACGCCAAACGCGAAAATATCTCGAAAGAGGATTTGCTACAAACTCCAATTGTACTACGAGAGCAAGGCTCCGGCACATTAGAAGTTATAAAAGAGATGCTTGCACGACAAAAAATCGGCTTTGAAAATATAAACACACATATCCATTTAGGTAGCACAGAGGCAATTAAAAACTTTCTTCAAGATTTTGACGGATTAGCTATCGTCTCAGAGAAAGCCGTCCGCAATGAACTTTATATGAAAACGCTCGTAAGGCTTAACGTGTCGGGGTTTTCTATCTCCAGAAAGTTCCGTATTGCTTATAAGCATGGACACAAAAGCCGACAAGTGGAACTATTTGAAAATTTTCTATTTCAGTATTAATACCAATTTTTATAATGGTTAATGCCTATGTTCAATCGCTATAACATATAGTTATTAGCAATAATAATTCTGTATTTGCTTATATTATAGAGCGGCTGTACTTTTGTAAAATAAAAAAGTACAGAATGAAAAATACAAATTCCCTCAATATTTGGAACACTCTAAAAAATAGCCAGTGGCTCTATTACATAGTAATTGCACTATGTTTTATGCCGTTTATTTCGCCTGCCGTTGCACTATTTATCGGTTTGGTATTTTCTTTAATCGGTATTAGGCACGATAGTCTGCATAAATACACATCATTAACTCTGCAAGCATCAATTGTTTTTATGGGATTTGGCATGAGCCTAAGCGATGTTATTGCATCATCAAAAACAGGATTTGTTGAGACCATAATCTCCGTAACCGTAGTGATGTTTTTAGGTATAGCACTTGGGAAACTCCTGAAGGTAGAGAAAAACACCTCGTTGCTTATTGCCTCTGGTACAGCAATATGCGGGGGAAGTGCCATTGCTGCCGTTGCGCCTATTATCAAGAGTAAGAGTTATCAAACCTCATTCGCTCTGATTGTCGTTTTTGTGTTGAACGCTGTTGCACTTTTTATTTTTCCATTAATAGGAAGTCAATTAGGATTGAGTCAAGAGGCATTTGGTAATTGGGCTGCCATAGCCATTCACGACACCAGTTCGGTGGTGGGAGCAGGAGCCATTTACGGCGATAAAGCCCTGCAAGTAGCTACAACAGTAAAATTAATCCGCGCCCTGTGGATAGTCCCGTTGTCGCTCATAATAGCTTTTGCGAACAAGTCTGGTGGCAAAAAATCAATCAATTTTCCGTGGTTTATTCTGTTTTTTGTGGCAGCCATTATTTTTGCCTATCTATTTCCCGATATGCAAAGCAGTTACGAGCATTTCAGCTGGCTTGGTCGCCGAGGTATGGTGGTAGCACTTTTCCTTATAGGCTCAAATATAACCATTGCT is a window of Bacteroidales bacterium DNA encoding:
- a CDS encoding LysR family transcriptional regulator encodes the protein MDYRDKVFMSVAENLSFSKAANQFNISQPAVTRHIKELEERYKTNLFERKGNKVYLTEVGKKVYNAYKEIAQLYRNLDFEIGQLHNSVSGEFIIGASSTISQYVIPQVIASFHKRYPKIKIYLINGNSFEMERMLLDNKIDMALVENHSSQSGIRYKDFMDDELIVVTGKNSVYAKRENISKEDLLQTPIVLREQGSGTLEVIKEMLARQKIGFENINTHIHLGSTEAIKNFLQDFDGLAIVSEKAVRNELYMKTLVRLNVSGFSISRKFRIAYKHGHKSRQVELFENFLFQY
- a CDS encoding putative sulfate exporter family transporter produces the protein MKNTNSLNIWNTLKNSQWLYYIVIALCFMPFISPAVALFIGLVFSLIGIRHDSLHKYTSLTLQASIVFMGFGMSLSDVIASSKTGFVETIISVTVVMFLGIALGKLLKVEKNTSLLIASGTAICGGSAIAAVAPIIKSKSYQTSFALIVVFVLNAVALFIFPLIGSQLGLSQEAFGNWAAIAIHDTSSVVGAGAIYGDKALQVATTVKLIRALWIVPLSLIIAFANKSGGKKSINFPWFILFFVAAIIFAYLFPDMQSSYEHFSWLGRRGMVVALFLIGSNITIAEIKKSGPRSFILGIALWIIISVGSLFFLTR